GCGATGCTGTGGCAGCGGCTGGAGGACGTCTACTACAGCCGGTTCGCCTCCACCGCCGACGGCGACGACCTCGACCTGCTCGGCGAGGACATCGGCCTGCCGCGCAATCTGCTGTTCGCACAGGGCATTGCCCAGCTCACCCTCACCGGCGGCCAGCCGGGCCGGAGCTACCTGCTCCCGGAAGGCACAGTGCTGCTGGACAAGTCGCAGCCGCCCAACGCCTTCTTCCTCACCGCGCCGGTGACCCTCACCGCGCAGGCGCCGACCGCGACGGTGCTCGCCCGCGCCTTCGTGGCCGGACCGCAGGGGAATATCGTTGCGCAGCAACTGGGTCGGGTGGACCCGGACTATCTGCTGAATCAGCTGCACTTCCCGAACACCGTGCAGGTGACCGCGGCCAACCCGGGCATGTTCACCGGCGGCGACGCCTACGAGGACGACACCTCCTACCGCGCACGACAACTCGGTTTCCCGCGCGATATGTGGACGCTGCAGAGCGTGCGGGCGGCGGTGCTCGAGGTGCGCGGGGTGGTCGATGTCCTGCTCGCCGACGCGCTCGGCGGCCCGGACGTCACCAAGAGCATCTTCGCGCAGTTCGACTTCGGCGACCGAACCTTCAGCGGGCTACGGAAATTCGGCGAACCCTACTTCTTCGACGTCGTGGTCGCGCACGAATTCGCCCGGCCCTGGCGCACGACCGGCCCGGTCACCGGGATCTTCGAACAGGTCGCCGCGGCGGTGGACCGGGTGCGACCGGTCGGCATCTACCCGAATATCGTCGAGGCCGACCACATCGAGATCGGTGTGCGCGCAACGGTTGTCATCGAACGAGGCCAGGACCCCACCTCGCTGCGCGCCGCGCTGCTGGACCGGCTGTCGCAGAGCCTGGGCACGCTGCGCCTCGGCAACGACGTGCTGTTCTCCCAGGTGCTGTGCGCGCTGGTGGAGGTGCCCGGTGTCGTGGACGTGCAGGGCCTGCGGCTGCGCCGGTTCCCGCCGCTGCTGGGCCGGATCACCTTCGGGCCGGAGCTGTTCGGGGCCGAGCCGAT
The Nocardia terpenica genome window above contains:
- a CDS encoding baseplate J/gp47 family protein, translated to MTEFGVTKDGFVLKGFAEILASAQQRARDAFGPDIDLSPTSVLAKLLQISADEDAMLWQRLEDVYYSRFASTADGDDLDLLGEDIGLPRNLLFAQGIAQLTLTGGQPGRSYLLPEGTVLLDKSQPPNAFFLTAPVTLTAQAPTATVLARAFVAGPQGNIVAQQLGRVDPDYLLNQLHFPNTVQVTAANPGMFTGGDAYEDDTSYRARQLGFPRDMWTLQSVRAAVLEVRGVVDVLLADALGGPDVTKSIFAQFDFGDRTFSGLRKFGEPYFFDVVVAHEFARPWRTTGPVTGIFEQVAAAVDRVRPVGIYPNIVEADHIEIGVRATVVIERGQDPTSLRAALLDRLSQSLGTLRLGNDVLFSQVLCALVEVPGVVDVQGLRLRRFPPLLGRITFGPELFGAEPIEAGFGENLTLAATEIAQFRQDSGLIDLWVVAR